The proteins below are encoded in one region of Triticum aestivum cultivar Chinese Spring chromosome 1B, IWGSC CS RefSeq v2.1, whole genome shotgun sequence:
- the LOC100415858 gene encoding ubiquitin domain-containing protein DSK2b, with protein sequence MGGAGDGEGAGSESPPSGARATLNIRCANGAKFTLQADLGETVGAFKEVVAGSCDVPAPQQRLIYKGRILKDEQTLESYGVETDHTIHLVRGVAQPAASGAPAAASPQASTTPTSGPAGGLGGLFPGLGATGAASGRPAGLFGAGLPELDQMQQQLSQNPNLMREIMNMPMMQSLMNNPDLIRNMIMNNPQMRDIIDRNPDLAHVLNDPSVLRQTLEAARNPEIMREMMRNTDRAMSNIEASPEGFNMLRRMYETVQEPFLNATTMGGGGEGTPASNPFAALLGNQGPNQAGNAATNAPTTGPESTTGTPVPNTNPLPNPWSNNAGGAQGTPRSGPAASTRAGATGGPGGLGSADLSSLLGGLGGNARTGAAGGLGGLGSADLGSMLGGPPDAALLSQMLQNPAMMQMMQNIMSDPQSMNQLLSMNPNARSLMESNTQLRDMFQNPEFLRQMASPEALQQLLSFQQTLSSQLGQNQPSQAGNLGGNGTGTRGNVGLDTLMGMLSGLGAGGGLGVPNASNVPPEELYATQLGQLQEMGFFDTAENIRALMATSGNVHAAVERLLGNFGQ encoded by the exons ATGGGCGGAGCAGGCGACGGCGAGGGGGCAGGGAGCGAGTCCCCGCCCTCGGGGGCGCGGGCGACGCTCAACATCCGGTGCGCCAACGGCGCCAAGTTCACCCTGCAGGCCGACCTGGGCGAGACGGTCGGGGCGTTCAAGGAGGTCGTGGCCGGGAGCTGCGACGTGCCGGCGCCGCAGCAGCGCCTGATCTACAAGGGCCGGATCCTCAAGGACGAGCAAACCCTAGAAAGCTACG GTGTTGAGACAGATCACACCATTCACTTGGTGCGAGGCGTTGCCCAACCAGCAGCATCAGGAGCACCTGCTGCAGCAAGCCCCCAAGCTTCAACCACTCCTACCAGTGGCCCTGCAGGTGGTCTTGGAGGCTTATTTCCAGGCCTTGGTGCTACTGGAGCTGCTAGTGGCAGGCCAGCAGGTTTATTTGGGGCTGGACTTCCGGAATTAGATCAAATGCAGCAACAGTTGAGCCAGAATCCCAACCTTATGAGGGAGATAATGAACATGCCAATGATGCAGAGCCTCATGAATAACCCTGATCTAATACGCAATATGATTATGAATAATCCACAAATGCGTGATATTATTGATCGGAATCCAGATCTTGCCCATGTCCTCAATGATCCTAGTGTTCTCCGCCAGACCCTTGAAGCTGCAAGAAACCCTGAAATTATGAGGGAGATGATGCGGAACACAGACAGAGCAATGAGCAACATCGAAGCTTCCCCTGAAGGGTTTAATATGCTCCGGCGTATGTATGAAACTGTACAGGAGCCTTTTCTTAATGCAACAACAATGGGAGGGGGTGGGGAAGGCACCCCGGCCTCTAACCCGTTTGCAGCTCTTCTTGGAAATCAGGGGCCTAACCAAGCCGGCAATGCTGCTACAAATGCTCCAACTACCGGCCCAGAGTCCACAACAGGAACCCCTGTTCCAAATACTAATCCACTTCCAAACCCCTGGAGCAACAACG CTGGGGGTGCGCAAGGAACACCACGGTCAGGTCCTGCTGCTAGTACCAGGGCTGGTGCAACTGGAGGCCCAGGAGGGCTGGGTTCAGCAGATTTGAGCAGCCTGCTCGGTGGTCTTGGTGGGAATGCAAGAACTGGTGCTGCAGGTGGTCTAGGAGGGTTGGGTTCAGCAGATTTGGGGAGTATGCTTGGTGGTCCACCTGATGCTGCTCTTTTGAGTCAGATGCTGCAAAACCCTGCTATGATGCAGATGATGCAGAACATTATGTCTGACCCACAGTCAATGAACCAG TTGCTTAGCATGAACCCAAATGCACGTAGCCTGATGGAGTCAAACACTCAGTTGAGGGATATGTTCCAAAACCCAGAATTTCTTCGCCAGATGGCATCCCCAGAGGCTTTGCAG CAATTACTCTCATTCCAGCAGACACTGTCATCACAGCTTGGCCAAAATCAACCTAGCCA GGCTGGTAACCTAGGAGGCAATGGCACAG GCACGCGGGGAAATGTTGGCCTGGACACCTTGATGGGCATGCTTAGTGGGCTTGGTGCTGGAGGTGGCTTAGGTGTACCAAATGCCTCCAATG TGCCACCGGAGGAACTCTATGCAACGCAACTCGGCCAGCTCCAAGAAATGGGGTTCTTCGACACCGCAGAGAATATCCGGGCGCTGATGGCCACTTCTGGGAACGTACATGCTGCTGTGGAGCGCCTTCTCGGGAACTTTGGCCAGTAG